The following proteins are encoded in a genomic region of Leptospira mtsangambouensis:
- a CDS encoding Gfo/Idh/MocA family protein, which produces MMKNDSTKAKGMRVAIIGLGRMGIRHLQALKNLEMEVCGIADVSSEVIALVSKDYKLEQSVGYTDAYLMLKNTKPTALVVATTAPFHCEYVCAAAELGIKYILCEKPMAISLEEVEKMKSSCDKAGSILAINHQMRFMPQYTQVKALIQDGDRLGALSSIIVAGSNFGLAMNASHYFEMFRYMTDSNVETVQTWFEEGQLPNPRGPQFEDRSGRLIAKNHLGVSMFIDFSSNSGYGLQLVYICRNGQILVDELTGDLRISSRKPEFCELPTSRYGMPADIINTQIEPADTVVPTMRVWNAMLESGSFPDGDAGAHAMACLVAAHLSHENGNIPISINSLNIAKNKKFNWA; this is translated from the coding sequence ATGATGAAGAATGATTCTACGAAAGCGAAAGGTATGCGTGTTGCGATTATCGGACTTGGTCGTATGGGCATCCGTCATTTACAAGCACTCAAAAATTTAGAAATGGAAGTTTGCGGAATTGCGGATGTCTCATCAGAGGTTATTGCGTTGGTTTCGAAAGATTACAAATTAGAACAATCGGTTGGTTATACTGATGCATATTTAATGTTAAAAAATACAAAACCAACCGCTCTTGTCGTAGCAACCACCGCACCTTTCCATTGCGAATATGTATGTGCAGCTGCAGAATTAGGTATAAAATATATTCTTTGCGAAAAGCCAATGGCAATCTCATTAGAGGAAGTCGAAAAAATGAAATCTTCTTGTGATAAAGCAGGGTCAATTTTGGCGATCAATCATCAAATGAGGTTTATGCCACAATACACACAGGTAAAGGCTTTGATTCAGGATGGTGATCGTCTGGGCGCATTATCCAGTATTATTGTTGCAGGTTCTAACTTTGGCTTAGCTATGAATGCGAGTCACTATTTCGAAATGTTTCGTTATATGACGGATTCAAATGTGGAGACAGTTCAAACATGGTTTGAAGAGGGGCAATTACCAAATCCTCGGGGGCCACAATTTGAAGATCGTTCAGGCAGGCTAATTGCAAAAAATCATTTAGGTGTTTCTATGTTCATTGATTTTTCATCTAATTCCGGTTACGGTTTGCAACTTGTTTATATTTGTCGTAATGGGCAAATTCTTGTAGATGAACTTACTGGAGATTTAAGGATTTCTTCTCGTAAACCTGAATTCTGTGAACTACCAACTAGTCGTTATGGCATGCCTGCTGACATTATCAATACCCAGATCGAGCCAGCTGATACAGTTGTACCAACAATGCGAGTATGGAATGCTATGTTGGAAAGCGGATCTTTTCCTGATGGTGATGCTGGTGCACATGCGATGGCTTGTTTGGTTGCCGCACATTTGTCTCATGAAAATGGAAATATTCCGATTTCTATTAATAGCTTAAATATAGCGAAAAACAAAAAATTTAATTGGGCCTAA
- a CDS encoding DUF1761 domain-containing protein encodes MLQNLNQLNWVAIVLAFLGYFILGYVWFTILFAKLYRISLGKDNELQKPLAMLFVLGPAICMLFITITTAVLFSALQVRQPIDAFIWGSLVGIGYLSANTVNIAINPNIPKPILYGAISSGYHFVGVNIVSFLLIQRF; translated from the coding sequence ATGTTACAAAATTTGAATCAATTGAATTGGGTCGCCATCGTTTTGGCTTTCCTTGGTTATTTTATTTTAGGTTATGTTTGGTTTACCATTTTATTTGCTAAATTGTATCGAATATCACTTGGGAAAGACAATGAATTACAGAAACCGTTGGCTATGTTATTTGTTTTGGGTCCGGCAATTTGTATGTTATTCATTACAATCACAACAGCAGTTTTGTTTTCTGCATTACAAGTTCGCCAACCCATCGATGCATTCATTTGGGGAAGTTTGGTTGGAATTGGGTATTTGTCTGCAAATACAGTCAATATCGCAATCAATCCCAATATTCCAAAACCAATTCTATATGGTGCCATATCAAGTGGTTACCACTTCGTCGGAGTCAACATAGTGTCTTTCCTACTCATCCAAAGATTCTAA
- a CDS encoding helix-turn-helix transcriptional regulator, with product MFATIKEYKPQPSLDRYVESYLHIQSHDDFTKSIFPHHSFVLTILLKGNHQYRMHTDLNALPAISLSGLRKSVKHNILSKGSEIIIVKFQPWGAFSFFNMPMNELNEIGISGYNLLHQADLNVLHSRLLEEKNSNLKIQSLEIFLLKMIKKQTVDQRIYEAISTMKRSQGRIKINTIADSINLTIDTFEKKFREVTGGTPKQISSIIRMNSAIREIPKYESFTRLAHDFGYFDQSHFIKEFKSFTGKTPSQFLR from the coding sequence ATGTTCGCAACTATCAAAGAATACAAACCACAACCATCTCTCGATAGGTATGTGGAAAGTTATCTTCATATCCAAAGTCATGATGATTTTACAAAGTCAATTTTCCCTCATCATTCCTTTGTTTTGACGATTCTTCTAAAAGGAAATCATCAGTATCGAATGCATACAGATTTGAATGCTTTGCCTGCTATTTCTTTGTCTGGACTTCGAAAATCAGTTAAACATAATATACTGTCCAAAGGATCGGAAATTATCATTGTAAAATTCCAACCATGGGGTGCTTTTTCTTTTTTCAATATGCCGATGAATGAATTGAATGAAATCGGAATTTCTGGTTACAACTTATTGCATCAAGCGGATCTAAATGTATTACATTCACGTTTGCTAGAAGAAAAAAATTCTAATTTGAAGATTCAAAGTTTAGAGATTTTTTTACTTAAAATGATTAAAAAACAAACGGTGGATCAACGAATTTATGAAGCAATTTCAACTATGAAACGTTCGCAAGGTAGAATCAAAATCAATACAATTGCTGATTCAATTAATTTGACTATAGATACATTTGAAAAAAAATTTCGTGAAGTAACGGGAGGAACACCAAAACAAATTTCTTCCATCATACGTATGAATTCTGCAATCAGAGAAATTCCAAAATATGAATCATTCACTAGGCTTGCACATGATTTTGGTTATTTTGACCAGTCCCATTTTATCAAAGAATTCAAATCATTCACCGGAAAAACACCTTCTCAATTTTTAAGATAA
- a CDS encoding Gfo/Idh/MocA family protein — MKKWKIAIIGAGYMAMEHAKAFTSLESVEIVGVYSRTKSRAEELASKYNAEVFESIDSMYQKTKADVVVVTVTELSMPEICFQCFQYPWVCFLEKPVGINLPIAKSIFAKAKETNTRAYVALNRRSYSSTRQAFKEIADNESPRLISILDQQDMAAAREMGQPEIVVKNYMYANSIHLIDYFTFFGRGDVISVDSVSPWNPEHPGNVVSVIRFSSGDVGVYQAVWDGPGPWVVTVSNRKVRLEMRPLEKLGVQRLGERRLTEVEPDIIDSEFKPGLRYQAEQILNLLEGKKSALATLESATKSMELCAAIYGLLDSTS, encoded by the coding sequence ATGAAAAAGTGGAAAATTGCAATTATTGGTGCTGGTTATATGGCAATGGAACATGCAAAGGCATTTACATCTCTTGAATCAGTTGAAATTGTTGGTGTTTATAGTAGAACCAAGTCTCGTGCTGAAGAACTTGCGTCAAAGTATAATGCTGAGGTATTTGAAAGTATTGATTCTATGTATCAAAAAACCAAGGCTGATGTAGTCGTTGTAACAGTTACAGAGTTATCGATGCCTGAAATCTGTTTTCAGTGTTTTCAATATCCATGGGTTTGTTTTTTAGAAAAACCTGTTGGAATCAATCTGCCAATTGCAAAATCAATTTTTGCAAAAGCTAAGGAGACGAATACTAGGGCCTATGTTGCTCTTAATCGACGATCCTACTCTTCCACGAGGCAAGCATTTAAAGAAATCGCAGATAATGAAAGCCCTCGACTGATCTCTATCCTTGACCAACAAGATATGGCTGCTGCAAGAGAAATGGGCCAACCTGAAATTGTTGTTAAGAATTATATGTATGCCAACTCCATTCATTTGATAGACTATTTTACTTTTTTTGGACGTGGCGATGTCATTTCTGTAGATTCCGTTTCTCCTTGGAATCCGGAACATCCGGGAAATGTAGTTTCTGTCATTCGATTTTCGAGTGGTGATGTTGGCGTTTACCAAGCCGTTTGGGATGGTCCTGGACCTTGGGTTGTTACAGTTAGTAATCGTAAAGTTAGACTTGAGATGAGGCCACTGGAAAAGTTAGGAGTCCAACGTCTCGGCGAACGTAGACTCACCGAAGTGGAACCTGATATCATTGATAGCGAATTTAAACCCGGTTTGCGTTATCAAGCCGAACAAATCTTGAATCTATTAGAGGGAAAAAAAAGTGCATTGGCAACCCTTGAATCAGCCACTAAGTCCATGGAACTCTGTGCTGCTATATATGGATTATTGGATTCTACGAGTTAA
- a CDS encoding SGNH/GDSL hydrolase family protein, giving the protein MAFTDSLGMPRKGTSTESTWTEKILSRWKNQSIVYFKNGRGYTSNNLIEELDEILFLKPTTTILQVGICDCTRRGVPPKIEKWIRRIPYLRRFVLNYIKRNNYKFTKIFDYRYISLKQFEDNIQKSINRITESKSSLIIIAIAPPGEHMIKNVFNIEEDVKTFNTTLSELANRNDNVIFINPYEGKVAKEVVVDYDGHHLSESGHDLVFQKINQTLLN; this is encoded by the coding sequence TTGGCTTTTACTGATTCATTAGGAATGCCTAGGAAAGGAACATCTACCGAATCTACGTGGACAGAAAAAATACTCTCGCGTTGGAAAAACCAAAGTATTGTTTATTTTAAGAACGGGCGCGGATATACTTCTAACAACTTAATAGAAGAACTAGATGAAATTCTTTTTCTAAAGCCTACTACAACAATTTTACAAGTAGGGATATGTGATTGTACCAGACGAGGTGTTCCGCCAAAAATAGAAAAATGGATTCGAAGAATTCCCTATCTCCGTAGATTTGTTCTGAATTATATAAAACGTAACAATTATAAATTCACTAAAATTTTTGATTACAGATATATTTCGCTGAAACAATTTGAAGATAATATTCAAAAATCAATCAATCGGATTACTGAGTCGAAATCATCATTAATCATCATCGCAATTGCACCCCCAGGCGAACATATGATTAAAAATGTTTTTAACATTGAAGAAGACGTAAAAACCTTCAATACTACTTTGAGTGAATTAGCAAATCGCAATGACAATGTAATTTTTATTAATCCATATGAAGGAAAAGTAGCGAAGGAAGTTGTAGTAGATTACGACGGACATCATCTTTCTGAAAGCGGGCATGACTTAGTATTTCAAAAAATCAACCAAACATTACTAAATTAA